The Manihot esculenta cultivar AM560-2 chromosome 11, M.esculenta_v8, whole genome shotgun sequence genome includes a region encoding these proteins:
- the LOC110626200 gene encoding hypha-specific G1 cyclin-related protein 1: MVSLFLYTKSQKMEQNLPVMAKRIWETVRVLFFMLRKGISKRKLLVDLNMMLKRGNKIATKALGNLMFNHHHHHNNNHHDHLPDISFSAPPHEYEFSCSNTPMYSLPFHVNKRRHHNNFFSCAFHTPPTLDDDVTTMNAVKLALDMLNNNNSEVMVEASPMLPGFGQSPMVRQLRITDSPFPLRDIDDDDNGIVDKKAEEFIARFYKELRHQQQKLSERDR; encoded by the coding sequence AtggtctctctctttctctacaCAAAATCACAGAAAATGGAACAAAATCTACCAGTAATGGCCAAAAGGATATGGGAAACTGTACGTGTTCTCTTCTTCATGCTGCGAAAGGGCATATCCAAGAGAAAGCTTCTGGTTGATCTCAACATGATGCTTAAACGCGGCAACAAGATTGCAACTAAAGCCTTAGGGAACCTCATGTtcaaccaccaccaccaccacaacAACAACCACCATGACCACCTCCCGGATATCTCCTTCTCTGCCCCACCCCACGAGTACGAGTTCAGCTGCAGTAACACCCCCATGTACTCACTTCCTTTCCATGTCAACAAGCGCCGCCACCATAATAACTTCTTCTCATGTGCATTCCACACGCCACCAActcttgatgatgatgttacgACCATGAATGCTGTGAAGCTAGCTTTGGACATGCTAAACAATAACAACAGTGAGGTGATGGTGGAGGCATCTCCCATGCTGCCGGGGTTTGGCCAGAGCCCAATGGTGAGGCAGCTAAGGATAACTGACTCGCCGTTCCCATTAAGAGatattgatgatgatgataatggtATTGTGGACAAAAAAGCTGAGGAGTTCATAGCCAGATTCTACAAGGAACTGAGGCACCAGCAGCAAAAGCTATCAGAGAGAGACCGATGA